The DNA sequence ATTCTTTGCAAAGAGCTGAATATTTCCAGCAGAACCTTAAGACATGATATTAAGATGATTAACGACTATATTAGCGATAATGGTGCTGAAATTGAACTAGTTCGGCGAAAGGGCTATCTGCTTAACTATACCGATAAGGAGAAATTTGAATACTTTTGGCATCATGATGACCAAGGGACGTTCTTATTTACATCAGCTAAAAATAGAATTGATTTCTTATTGAGAGTTTTTCTGACTACCGATAATTATGTTCGTCAAGACTATCTTTTAAATACCTTCTATATCAGCCAAAACACTCTCTATAATGATTTTAGAAGCCTGAAGCAGCTCCTAGCCCCCTACCACATTCAGATTATTAATAAGAGCAATGTCGGTTACTACATTTCAGCTGAGGAGAGCGATATTCGCTCCGCCATTCTAAATTTAATTTTTCGAGATAATCTCTATGACTTCATCTCTGGGAAAAATAAGTCAGTCAGGGATATCTGTAATAATATTGACTATAAGACCTTTTCGACAATCTTCTATAATTTCATAGATGGCATTAAATTAAATAGTACCGATTTTTTTGAAAGAAATAGTTTTTCTGCGATTCTTTTAACCCTCAGCCGTATTAAATATGGACATCAGTTACATACAGCATTTAAGCCAGAGCTCAAATTATCTCCTCCGTATCAGAGTGAATTTAATGAGTTTATCTCGGCGTTAAATGAGACTTTTCAGATTAAGCTATCAGCTTATGAACAGTCTTACATCCTTTTCATTCTTTCCGAAAACTATCCAAATATCATTGAACGGCTCAACCTTAGCGAAGATAATATTCAATTAGCACACGATATTGTCCAATCACTACTCAATCACCTTGACCAAAAAATTTCAGATGCTTGGATTTATGATAATAATCTCAAAAGCAATCTCACTAACCATATTATCCGTGCTTTAAATGTCCTTGTGATCAAAGGTAACCGAACCAACCCGATTAGCCAGCATATCAAAAATAATTTTCCTTACGCTTTTGATTTGGCCGCTAGCGAAATGTCTAGGATAGAAAATATTTTTCAGTTAACTTTCTCCGAAGATGAAATAGCTTACATCGCCTTATATTTTGCTAATGCTATTGAAAAATACAAAAATTCATCCCGCGATAAAATCAAAATAGCCATCATCTGCGGTACCGGAAAAATTTTGAGTTCCATTATTCAAACAAGGCTGGAACGTTATTTCCCCAATTTAATTGACAGTATTGATAACTTGTCACTGAAGGAATTTGACAGCACTGACAAAAGTGCTTACGATCTCTTTGTAACGACTATTCCAATTAAGGTAAGTGATAAGATTTATTATTTCGATATTAGTAATTTTGAACAAAACTTTAAGGATTTGGAAAAAATTATCCGTTCCAAGCGAACAACTTTGCAACTTTTTAATCCTTTATTTATAAAAACTTTTCCTGATAAAATTACAAAGACAGACCTTATAAAAACTCTAGCCAATGAATTGCTTCAAAAAGGCTATGTTACCGAGTCTTTTGCGCAAGATGTGTTTAAAAGGGAGGAGATTTCGAACACTGTCTTAGACAATATCGTAGCTATTCCTCATCCTATTAACCATAGTGTCAAGAAAAGTGTTATCTCAGTGGCCATTATTCCCAAAGGTATTTACTGGAACCAGAGTCATATTAAATTCGTCTTTTTACTGGCTATCAGACCAGAGGATATCAAATCCCTAGAGTATATTTATGAAAAACTTTTAGACTTTACAACATCAAAAGCTCTGCAAGAAGACCTATTAAGGAATAAGGATATGAAAACACTCGGTAAAATTTTTAACACTGAATAAACCAACTGCAATGCCTTTGAGCGCTAAAAGACCGCCCAGATTATTCTGAGCGGTCTCTTTTATGATTCTTAAAATCGATCTACTGCTGCTTTAAGCAGGGCAAAGGAATGTATCTGTGCAGCTTGGTCATAGATATAACTGTTAACAATGAGTTCATCAAATTCAACCCTGTCTTTTAATTCCTGAATTTGCTGGCTCACTGTCGTTGAATCACCTATCAAGGAAACCTGCGACATCTGCTTGACAATCATTTTTTCCCGATGGATAATATCTTCGCGCTGAAAGGCAATCGGGCCAAAATGCGGAACCTTAGTCGCTTCCACATAAGATTGCCAAACCTGCTCTTCACTATCCAGTGGCGGCTGTAAACCATTTGGCTGACCTGTCACTATTCCTAGAAAAGACTGCAGTTGAGTCGTTGCCAAACGCTGCGCTTCTTGATTGCTATCAGCAAGAATGGCATTGGCTCCCAAGATAACGTAAGGCTGATCCAAAGAGTCAGATGCTTGGAAATTTCTCCGATAAATAGCTATCGCTTCTTCCATCATAGCTG is a window from the Streptococcus criceti HS-6 genome containing:
- a CDS encoding BglG family transcription antiterminator → MSKLDYARLDNILNYLITKHLPVSQDILCKELNISSRTLRHDIKMINDYISDNGAEIELVRRKGYLLNYTDKEKFEYFWHHDDQGTFLFTSAKNRIDFLLRVFLTTDNYVRQDYLLNTFYISQNTLYNDFRSLKQLLAPYHIQIINKSNVGYYISAEESDIRSAILNLIFRDNLYDFISGKNKSVRDICNNIDYKTFSTIFYNFIDGIKLNSTDFFERNSFSAILLTLSRIKYGHQLHTAFKPELKLSPPYQSEFNEFISALNETFQIKLSAYEQSYILFILSENYPNIIERLNLSEDNIQLAHDIVQSLLNHLDQKISDAWIYDNNLKSNLTNHIIRALNVLVIKGNRTNPISQHIKNNFPYAFDLAASEMSRIENIFQLTFSEDEIAYIALYFANAIEKYKNSSRDKIKIAIICGTGKILSSIIQTRLERYFPNLIDSIDNLSLKEFDSTDKSAYDLFVTTIPIKVSDKIYYFDISNFEQNFKDLEKIIRSKRTTLQLFNPLFIKTFPDKITKTDLIKTLANELLQKGYVTESFAQDVFKREEISNTVLDNIVAIPHPINHSVKKSVISVAIIPKGIYWNQSHIKFVFLLAIRPEDIKSLEYIYEKLLDFTTSKALQEDLLRNKDMKTLGKIFNTE